In one Papilio machaon chromosome 15, ilPapMach1.1, whole genome shotgun sequence genomic region, the following are encoded:
- the LOC106720996 gene encoding uncharacterized protein LOC106720996, whose amino-acid sequence MCCNNKMLVFVLFVSGLISYVSPESCFYQRCLSCHPQEIIWPGTPLECHPSNWVSAQWVHNIGHPPPSTDSKVPIEYRCLKMVATPDDKSFGNTVDVIRGCVPRAQVDSVCLALEAVERARGHSDARCFICNRNNCNSAARINLEIATPAAILILYYVLR is encoded by the exons ATGTgttgtaacaataaaatgctCGTGTTTGTTCTTTTTGTATCCGGACTGATATCATACG TTTCGCCAGAAAGCTGCTTCTACCAACGTTGTCTAAGCTGCCATCCCCAAGAGATTATATGGCCGGGCACACCCTTAGAGTGTCATCCATCAAACTGGGTGTCAGCACAATGGGTGCACAATATAGGACACCCACCACCATCAACAGACTCAAAAGTACCAATAGAATATCGTTGCTTGAAAATGGTAGCAACACCAGATGATAAATCAT ttgGCAACACTGTGGACGTTATTCGAGGCTGCGTACCACGTGCGCAAGTCGATTCAGTCTGTCTCGCTCTAGAGGCAGTAGAGCGCGCCCGGGGCCATAGTGATGCGCGCTGCTTTATTTGCAACAGGAATAATTGCAACTCAGCCGCGCGGATAAATCTCGAAATAGCAACACCGGCCGCCATtctgattttatattatgttctaAGGTGA
- the LOC106720924 gene encoding polypeptide N-acetylgalactosaminyltransferase 3: protein MEFRALICRGRRKKIAILIFILVFLINAMIFVSFELYNTIKRRHKSPWYKRLHYDQNSYVDKSGMRVIVGHYVGGNSGGNLSQETVNANNYAPVQGAGEGGRPVQLSPREIITARELYTLHSYNILVGDRIFINRSLPDVRSESCKDVQYNIEDLPTASVIIVFHNEAWSTLMRTVMSVILRSPSMLLKQIILVDDASDRKYLGKELEDAVAKLENVQILRSTQRKGLVGARLMGARSAVGDVLVFLDAHCEVTPGWLEPLLERAGSDDVFICPHIDLLSEDTFAYTKSIDAHWGAFSWRLHFRWLMPSTEVMKQKAEHPSKPYPSPAMAGGLFAVTKSLFWRLGGYDEGMMIWGAENLELSWRAWQCGARVEITPCSRVGHIFRRHSPYKYPGGVSKVLNSNLARAATVWMDEWADFFFKFNPAVAVIRDEQNVGDRVQLREDLKCKSFEWYLMNVWPQHFFPTKDRWFGRIRNDKGGCIGVISSTPGLGGPASKVHCGSDLDLDSLVVYTPEGRIMADEGLCLEQGNGRAVWKGCSDSRKQIWKQKGPRLKTMDGLCLTSIINSSSNVTDNPLTSKKCVKSDEQIWHFERVPWR from the exons Atg gAATTCAGGGCTTTAATATGTAGAGGCCGAAGGAAGAAGATTGctattcttatatttattttagtttttcttaTAAACGCTATGATATTCGTTAGCTTCGAACTATATAATACGATTAAAAGACGTCACAAAAGTCCATGGTATAAAAG attgcACTATGACCAGAATTCATATGTAGATAAAAGTGGCATGAGAGTTATAGTGGGGCACTATGTTGGTGGTAATTCTGGAGGTAACTTATCACaag AAACAGTAAATGCTAACAACTATGCTCCAGTCCAAGGAGCAGGTGAAGGTGGGAGACCAGTCCAGCTTTCCCCAAGAGAAATTATAACAGCAAGAGAACTTTATACACTGCATTCGTATAACATATTAGTTGGTGATAGaatctttattaatagaaGTCTTCCTGATGTTCGAAGTGAGAg CTGTAAAGACGTGCAGTATAACATTGAAGATCTACCAACAGCTAGTGTGATAATAGTGTTTCACAATGAGGCCTGGTCCACTCTGATGAGAACTGTGATGTCAGTAATATTAAGGTCCCCTTCAATGTTATTGAAGCAG ATTATTCTAGTAGATGATGCGAGTGATAGGAAATATTTAGGTAAAGAATTGGAAGATGCTGTCGCGAAACTAGAAAACGTACAAATTTTGCGCAGTACTCAGAGAAAAGGTCTCGTTGGTGCTAGGTTAATGGGTGCAAGATCTGCTGTTGGAGATGTTTTAGTATTCTTAGATGCACATTGTGAg GTTACCCCGGGATGGTTAGAGCCATTGCTAGAAAGAGCGGGCAGCGATGACGTTTTCATTTGCCCTCATATCGATCTTCTATCGGAGGATACTTTTGCATATACGAAAAGTATCGACGCCCACTGGGGTGCGTTCAGTTGGCGCTTACATTTTCGTTGGCTAATGCCGAGCACTGAGGTGATGAAGCAAAAAGCAGAACATCCCTCTAAACCCTACCCGTCGCCTGCGATGGCCGGAGGTCTCTTTGCTGTCacaaaaagtttgttttgGAGATTGGGCGGGTATGATGAGGGTATGATGATTTGGGGCGCAGAAAATTTAGAACTATCCTGGAGAGCGTGGCAATGCGGGGCCAGGGTCGAAATAACGCCATGTTCACGTGTCGGTCATATATTTAGAAGACATAGTCCTTACAAGTATCCCGGTGGAGTATCCAAAGTGTTGAATTCTAATTTAGCTCGAGCGGCGACCGTGTGGATGGACGAATGGGCGgatttctttttcaaattcaATCCAGCTGTCGCAGTAATTCGAGATGAGCAAAATGTAGGGGACAGAGTACAGCTGCGCGAAGACTTGAAATGTAAGAGCTTCGAATGGTACTTGATGAATGTATGGCCTCAACATTTCTTTCCTACTAAGGACAGGTGGTTTGGCAGAATTCGCAATGACAAAGGTGGTTGTATCGGGGTAATATCCAGTACACCAGGTCTAGGTGGGCCTGCCTCGAAAGTGCACTGCGGCAGTGACTTAGATCTCGACAGTCTCGTAGTATACACACCTGAAGGCAGAATAATGGCCGACGAAGGATTATGTTTAGAACAAGGAAATGGTAGAGCTGTATGGAAAGGTTGTAGTGATAGTAGAAAACAAATTTGGAAACAAAAAGGTCCGAGATTGAAAACGATGGATGGTCTTTGTTTAACTTCTATAATAAATAGCAGCTCTAATGTAACAGATAATCCGTTAACTTCTAAGAAATGTGTGAAAAGTGATGAACAAATATGGCATTTCGAAAGAGTTCCCTGgagatga
- the LOC106720937 gene encoding ATP-dependent DNA/RNA helicase DHX36-like, which yields MSRNSWNRRDQGWKNNRNKRPPGLKGREIGLYYRNLQIESKKKNENISLTIPQPVVTSVKNNLKQIIFTAKEQDIKLPNIVTTPFSHVVTKNIKTEVPDITDVSNEQKYDEFKAPYPVKTEKDADTFSNEPSTSSLPDFIPIYSEDEMDFDSNEKQLSLRSSKSYKYAYEDIITGTFDDKLVESLSKGITINYIDEHTSDLNVSFQEEYKDMITKPKYKNFMKFRETLPTYKKSKDILDLINNNQVIVISGETGSGKSTQIPQLILDDAITNGKGANVKIMVTQPRRIAASSLAARVAQERCDALGNSVGYSVRLERVEERPRGSIQYCTTGVLLVELEVHQGLTNWSHIILDEVHERDCHVDISMCMLKQVLKRRQDLKLILMSATLDAETLSHYFDDCPVMKIEGIAYPVKDVYLEDILDMTKYKLPETTNRQRKLPKSKRYGNRHKQSDEMEKDIKYKAEINGWLESKKRELDYDVYKTLQDSRIEELNLDLVLELLKRICRGDPGAVLIFLTGIGDISKFLRLMNESNLFPKERYEIYPLHSKLPSLDQHRIFERPPDNVRKVIVATNIAETSITIDDIVYVIDCGRIKLNGFDVEDKISTLQSEWVSQANLRQRRGRAGRCQPGICYHMMTTYRASTLPERLLPELQRSNLLEPVLTVKRLRLGLAADAFNMMPSPPVPSTVQWAVNHLQQCGALDAWETLTPLGWHLARLPLHPAAGKLLLLATLFGCLDRAASVAAVWSFKDPFQLVIGKEAEVDEVKRSFTLGEPSDHVAISEAILQWERCRSRQHRNSFAYSNFLSNNTLELLADMKKQLGDNLKQMGFLASGDVKSRYENRNANNMSLFKAIVAAALYPNIATVRWRNMHSRHRPAQLKVYTPEEGNISLHPSSVMASSKNPRSNNRPLCNQPGANWLVYWLKQRSTSRFLLEVTLIYTLPLLFFGEFVVSEGKNEDPDECCFSIKTVTVKVKKEAADILHKLRSLLDLVLARKVTTDQSSYHSRFEEEVIDAVINLITAEDEGVEYMDADNSESDSEDSFRNRRY from the exons ATGTCTCGTAACAGTTGGAATAGACGTGATCAAGGCTGGAAGAATAACCGAAACAAACGACCTCCTGGTCTAAAGGGACGAGAAATCGGATTATATTATAGAAACCTTCAAATAGagtctaaaaagaaaaatgaaaat atatCTCTTACAATACCTCAGCCTGTGGTAACCTCAGTTAAGaacaatttgaaacaaataatatttactgctAAAGAGCAAGACATTAAGCTACCAAATATTGTCACAACTCCATTTTCTCATGTTGTGACAAAGAACATAAAAACAGAAGTTCCTGATATTACAGATGTTAGTAATGAGCAGAAATATGATGAATTTAAGGCTCCATATCCAGTAAAAACTGAAAAAGATGCTGATACATTTTCTAATGAACCAAGCACATCATCTCTTCCTGACTTTATTCCAATTTACAGTGAAGATGAAATGGACTTTGATAGTAATGAAAAACAACTATCACTTAGAAGttcaaaatcttataaatatgcTTATGAAGATATAATAACGGGAACATTTGATGATAAACTTGTGGAAAGTTTATCTAAAGGTATTACTATAAACTACATAGATGAACATACCAGTGATCTAAATGTTTCCTTTCAAGAGGAATACAAAGATATGATCACAAAaccaaaatacaaaaatttcatgaaatttCGTGAAACATTACCAACATATAAGAAATCTAAAGATATACTAGATCTTATTAACAATAACCAAGTTATTGTCATAAGTGGTGAAACTGGAAGTGGAAAATCAACGCAG ATACCGCAACTTATCCTAGATGATGCGATAACAAATGGTAAAGGtgctaatgttaaaataatggtGACTCAGCCGAGGAGAATAGCTGCTTCATCTCTTGCAGCTAGAGTTGCTCAGGAGAGGTGTGATGCTTTGGGAAATTCTGTAGGCTACTCTGTTCGGTTAGAGag aGTAGAAGAAAGACCTCGTGGCAGCATCCAGTATTGCACAACAGGGGTGCTACTTGTCGAACTGGAAGTACATCAGGGTCTGACAAATTGGAGTCATATAATACTAGATGAAGTCCATGAAAGGGACTGTCATGTTGATATATCTATGTGCATGTTGAAACAG gtTTTAAAAAGGCGTCAAGATTTAAAACTGATATTAATGAGCGCTACTTTAGACGCTGAAACTTTATCCCATTATTTTGATGATTGTCCTGTGATGAAAATAGAGGGGATAGCATATCCTGTTAAAGATGTGTATTTAGAAGATATTTTGGACATGACAAAGTATAAACTTCCGGAAACAACCAATAGACAAAGGAAGCTGCCAAAGTCTAAGCGATATGGAAACAGGCATAAACAATCAGATGAAAtggaaaaagatataaaatataaagcggaaatta atgGTTGGTTAGAATCAAAGAAACGTGAACTCGATTACGATGTTTACAAAACACTGCAAGACTCGAGGATTGAAGAATTAAATCTAGATCTAGTTCTAGAACTTCTGAAACGTATCTGCAGGGGAGATCCTGGTGCTGTTCTGATATTCTTAACTGGCATCGGAGACATATCAAAGTTTCTAAGACTGATGAACGAAAGTAATCTATTCCCAAAGGAACGCTATGAAATTTACCCCTTACATTCAAAACTACCGTCGCTAGATCAACATAGAATATTCGAAAGACCACCGGATAATGTTAGAAAAGTTATTGTAGCAACAAATATAGCTGAAACTTCAATAACTATAGATGATATAGTATATGTTATTGACTGCGGAAGAATTAAATTGAACGGATTTGATGTTGAAGATAAAATATCAACGCTCCAGTCTGAATGGGTTTCACAAGCTAACTTACGTCaaag ACGAGGTCGTGCGGGCCGCTGCCAGCCTGGTATTTGTTACCACATGATGACTACATACCGTGCCTCCACACTTCCTGAACGTCTGCTGCCCGAGTTACAGAGGAGCAATCTGTTAGAACCGGTGCTTACTGTGAAGAGATTAAGACTTGGGTTAGCAGCTGATGCATTTAACATGATGCCCTCGCCTCCTGTACCTTCAACTGTACAATGGGCTGTTAACCATTTGCAACA GTGTGGAGCGCTGGACGCGTGGGAGACACTGACGCCTCTAGGCTGGCACTTGGCACGACTGCCGCTGCATCCCGCAGCTGGCAAGTTGCTTCTTCTGGCCACACTCTTCGGCTGCCTCGACCGCGCCGCCAGCGTCGCCGCTGTATGGAGCTTCAAAGATCCCTTCCAGCTCGTCATTG GCAAAGAAGCAGAAGTTGATGAGGTGAAACGTAGCTTTACATTGGGCGAGCCTAGCGACCATGTTGCTATATCAGAGGCTATATTACAATGGGAACGATGCAGATCGCGACAACATAGAAATTCTTTCGCTTACTCAAACTTCTTATCAAATAATACTCTAGAACTATTAGCCGATATGAAGAAGCAGTTGGGTGATAATCTAAAGCAGATGGGCTTCCTTGCCTCCGGTGATGTGAAATCTCGCTATGAGAACAGAAACGCCAATAATATGAGCCTCTTCAAAGCTATCGTTGCGGCAGCACTTTATCCTAATATAGCTACAGTTAG ATGGAGAAACATGCACTCAAGGCATCGACCCGCACAACTCAAAGTATATACTCCCGAAGAAGGTAACATATCTCTCCATCCCAGTAGTGTAATGGCGTCGTCGAAGAACCCGAGGTCTAATAATAGACCGCTGTGTAACCAGCCTGGAGCTAACTGGCTGGTGTATTGGCTTAAACAACGATCTACCTCACGTTTTCTGTTAGaagttacattaatatatactCTACCTCTTCTCTTTTTCGGCGAGTTTGTAGTGAGCGAGG GTAAAAATGAAGACCCAGACGAATGTTGTTTTTCAATAAAGACAGTCACGGTAAAGGTGAAAAAAGAAGCCGCCGACATCCTGCACAAATTGAGATCGTTACTAGACTTGGTGTTAGCTCGCAAAGTTACAACAGATCAATCTTCATATCACAGTAGATTTGAAGAGGAAGTAATTGA tgCTGTCATCAACCTTATAACGGCAGAAGATGAAGGTGTTGAGTATATGGATGCCGATAATTCTGAGTCTGACTCCGAGGACTCGTTTAGAAATAGAAGAtactaa
- the LOC106720981 gene encoding enoyl-CoA hydratase domain-containing protein 3, mitochondrial, whose product MFLAFRKQLFTPLTIRIRNTHNEYIITNENDGTREIILNHEKTKNSLSINMMSNLIQAINANKEDTSLRAIVLSAKGNVFSAGHNLKELQIIDGKEQHKLVFKKAVDLMKSIIDSPVPVLAKVNGFATAAGCQLVASCDMIVCSDTSKFSTPGANFGIFCSTPGIPLARSVPKSRAMYMLLTGQPINAKEAYESGLVTKVVPPENLDEEVTKIIDQIKLKSRSVITLGKYFFYKQINFNIFDAYKLGQEIMINNTEMDDGQEGIRSFVEKRKAKWSHK is encoded by the exons ATGTTCTTAGCATTTCGG aaacaattatttactCCTTTAACAATAAGAATTCGTAATACACATAATGAATACATAATAACTAATGAAAACGACGGCACTCGAgagattattttaaaccatGAGAAAACAAA AAATTCACTATCAATTAACATGATGAGCAACTTAATACAAGCTATAAACGCAAATAAAGAGGACACATCTTTACGAGCTATAGTGCTATCTGCAAAGGGTAATGTCTTTTCAGCAGGacacaatttaaaagaatta caaATTATTGATGGAAAAGAACAACATAAACTAGTTTTTAAGAAAGCCGTTGATCTGATGAAATCAATAATAGATAGTCCTGTTCCAGTACTAGCAAag gTAAATGGATTTGCAACTGCTGCAGGATGTCAATTGGTTGCATCATGTGACATGATTGTTTGTTCAGACACAAGCAAATTTTCTACACCTGG GGCTAATTTTGGAATATTCTGCTCAACTCCAGGGATACCATTAGCGAGATCAGTACCAAAATCTAGGGCAATGTATATGTTGCTAAcag GACAACCTATTAATGCTAAAGAGGCTTACGAGAGTGGTCTTGTAACAAAAGTAGTGCCTCCTGAAAATCTAGATGaagaagtaacaaaaataattgatcaGATAAAACTGAAGAGTCGCTCAGTAATCACTTTGGGAAAGTATTTCttctataaacaaataaactttaacataTTTGATGCATATAAATTAGGCCAggaaataatgataaataatactGAAATGGATGATGGACAAGAGGGTATTAGGAGTTTTGTAGAAAAACGTAAGGCTAAATGGAgccataaataa